The stretch of DNA AAGCACCAACAATTTGGCTATTCATTTTACCTTCCAGATAGGTACTCATGAAGTTGGACGCTTCCGTGATATCTCTTGCTGAAGGATTGGTCTCAATGACCCGCCCCAGTTGGGCTACACTTTCTTGAAAATCTTTTGGGAATCGATCCAATGGCAGGTCATTGAAGAAAGCCCAATAAGTAGAGTAGTTGGGGGTGTCTTTAAAGGCCTGAATGGTATCTTGTATATGAGAGATATCTAAGTAACTGGCAAAAATATGTAAGCCTGCTGCACCAAAGGCACAGATGAAATAGTACGTCAAAAAGCGCTTGGGCCCCCAGAGATTCTCCAAGGCACTGCCAAACATCACCAGCGCAAACATATTAAAGAAAATATGGAAAATTTGGGGAAGGGGGGCATGCATAAAGAAATGCGTGACCAACTGGAAAGGGTAAAACTCATCAGATTGCGGATAGCGCAAAGCTAGAATATCCAGGCTAGGAAATAGCTGGGCTGCTATAAAAACAAGCACATTGATGATCAGCAAATGGCGGACAACGTCGGTAATTCTAAACATAATATACAAGGTAAAACAAGAACGATTAACCTACAAAGGTTTTCGACAAAAAAAAGAGATTACCCTTCAAAACGTTTGGTTAGATCATCTAGTTCAAATGTAATGAAACAGTTGCGGCCTGTTGGGTTAATAAAGGGTAGTTCACAGGCGAATAATTTATCGATTAAAGATTGCATTTCTTCTATACTCAAGGGTTGGCCTCTTTTGATCGCCGTACTACGTGCCAATGACCGTGCGAGGTTTTCTTTGGTATCCAACTTAAGTTCCAAATTGGATTTGTATTGTTCCAAAAGTATTTCGATGGCTTTCTCTTCTTTGTATTGGCCTGCCATTTCAGCGGGTATTCCATTGATAACAAAAGTGTTATTACCAAATTCCTGGATATCGTAGCCCAATAAATTTATTTGTGGAATAATATCTCTCAGGATGGTTGCATCCGCCACAGAAAGGTCTATCGTCTTGGGGAATAGCTGCTTTTGAGAGCTGGCCGTTTGTTTTTCTAAAACATTTAGGTAGCCTTCATAAAGAATTCGCTCATGTGCTGCTTGTTGGTCAATCAATAAAAAACCAGATTTGATGTGACTGACAATATAAGACGAATGTACCTGGTAGGGTGGTCTTTGTTGGCGAGAAAAACTTTTATGCTTGTCGTCGAGGGTATTTTCTTTCGACCACTCGCTCTTGATCGTAAAGGAAGAGCCACTATCGCTGTCGGTGGTTTTTTCAGGGGTGAATGGCTCGTCATCCTGGTATAGACTTTGCCAGTTTTCCAGGTTGTTTTGGAGTCGTTTCTCTTCACCTGAGAAATCAACATTTCCGCTGCTTTTGCTAGCCGTTGCCTTACTTTCCTTGGTATAGGAATCGATCGTGAATTTTTGAGGTTGAATCGGATTTTGCCGATTGGGTGCAAAACTAGTCTCTTGGTCAAAATCCAGGGTTGGCATGATGCTATACTGTCCCAGACTATGCCTTACGGCCACTTTGAGGTAATTATAGACGAGTTTTTCATCCTCAAATTTTATTTCTTGCTTGGTCGGGTGCACATTGATGTCAATCCTGGCGGGGTCGATATCAATAAAAATGACATAAAAAGGATAACTATCTGCTGGCAAGAGGTCCTCGAAGGCTGTGATTACCGCATGATTGAGGTAGCCACTTTTGATGAAGCGTTGGTTGACAAAGAAAAATTGCTCCCCCCGTGTTTTTTTTGAAAATTCAGGTTTCCCAACAAATCCGTAGAGCTTTAAGGCATCTGTCTCTTCCGAAACAGGGACCAGGCGCTGGTTAAAAAGACTACCAAAAAGAGAAATAATTCTTTGCCTAAGATTGCCAGGTGGCAGGTGAAAAATTTCGGTATTATTGTGGTGCAGCGAAAAGAAAATATCTGGATTAGCAATGGCCAGGCGCTGGAATTCGTCCAGGATATGGCGCATTTCTACCGTATTTGATTTCAGAAAATTACGCCGGGCCGGCACATTGAAAAAAAGATTTTTGACAGCGATATTGGTGCCGGAAGTACATTGACACGCTTCTTGGGTTTTTACCTCAGAGCCCTCTATAAGCAACCTAACGCCCAACTCATCTGCCTGGCGACGCGTACGCATTTCTACCTGCGCAACAGCAGCGATAGAAGCCATCGCCTCTCCCCTAAAACCCATCGTCCGGATAGCAAATAAATCAGAAGACAGCCTGATTTTAGAAGTTGCATGCCGTTCAAATGCCATTCTAGCGTCTGTTTCCGACATACCACAGCCATTATCAATAACTTGCAGTAGGGTTTTACCAGCATCTTTTACTATCAACTTGACACTTGTACTTCCCGCATCGATGGCATTCTCCATCAATTCCTTTACTACTGATGCGGGCCGCTGTATGACTTCACCAGCTGCAATTTGGTTGGCGATCGCGTCGGGCAACAGCTGAATAAGATCAGCCATATATTGAATTACTTTTTGTTTACCTGTTGCTAAAAATTACTTTTCTGCTTACTGTTAAGCATCTCTTCAAATTCTGGCAAATATACATTAAGTAACATATAGGCCAAGAACAAAAGTGCAATAATTACTGCAATGAGAATAAAGTTGGATCGCATGGCCTGCTTCTTACGCCCCCGGCCACTGGCCTCAAATCCGCGGCGTATTCCTCCGGATGCCAACCTAGATCGGATAGATGCTGAACTGACACCATTTTGACGATCCTTTATTTGCTGGATCTTTTTTTCCATTTCTTCTTTCTCCGGATCCCAATATCTTGGATTGTACTGGTATCGTTGACTTTTTGGTAGTTTTAAGAATCGTAAAAACATAATTGTTGAATTAATTCGTCAATATAATATACAGTGTCATCTCTAGAAGATGCAAAAAGGATCAATAAAGACGGATCATATTAGGAGTGGCCTTCAAATTTACGAAGAAAATCCCTTTTCATCAAACAGAATCTCATTTTACGTTTTTAGTCCTCTTTATTCCTGTTCGCTTAATTGTTAATATCGGTTAAACAGCTGCTATCAATCCGTTAAATTAGCTTGTTAGCCTATTTTTTTGTGCACAAAGGACTTAAATTGTAATTATTGCAGATTATTCCTTACAACCAAACAATGAAAACATATAAATTGTCAATAAACCCTAATTTTTACCCTTCTTTGACAATTTTTGCTTTCCCTTAACTCAAAAGCACAGAAAATGTCAGAGAACTATTTTTGCTACATATGAAAAAAAAATTGACGTTCATTTTTACCTTATCCTTCTTATCATTTGGTTCGGCATTATTGGCACATACTATTGTAGGAACCATCAAAAATGAAGCAGGAGAACCCATCCCCTTTGCTACGATCTACGTCGAAGAAACAGGCACGGGGGTAACGACCAACCTGGAAGGAACCTACCGGGTTGTCTTAGGGGCTGGCGATTATACCGTAGTCTATCAGCACCTTGGCTACCAAACCGAAAGACGAAAGGTAAGTCTTGGAGCTACCGAACAGGAAATTAATATTATCCTCAAAGAACAGGCTTTTGAACTCAAAACGGTAGATGTGCTTGGCAACAGTGATGAAGACCTCGCTTATACCGTCATGCGGAAGGCCATTGCCAAAGCCAGTTATCATCGCCAACAAATTGAAAACTATACCGCTACGGTATATATGAAAGGGGCGGGGCGGCTCAAGAAAATCCCCTTCTACCTCCGTGGTGCCATGAAAAAAGAAGGGATTGACACCTCTTTTGCATTTGTCTCTGAATCGGTGAGTAAAGTAGAATACCAACGGCCAAACACCTTCAAAGAAACGGTTATTTCCATTTACACCCAGGGTGATGATAATTCCACAAGTCCAAATTCCTATATCAATGGTAGTTTTTATGAACCCGAAATTGCTGAAGCTATTTCACCGCTCTCCCCCAAAGCTTTTGCCTATTATCGGTTTGAACTCGAAGGCTATTTCATTGATCGAGGGTACGGGATCAACCAGATCAAGGTCATCCCTCGAAGCCGTGGAGAAAACGTATTTGAAGGAACCATTTATATTGTTGAAGATTGGTGGAGTATTCACAGCTTGTCGCTAAAGACCTATAAATTTGGGTTTGCTTTTAATGTCGATCAGGTTTATGCACCGATTGAGGACCGGGCATGGCTCCCTGTCAGTCATCGTTTTGGTGTAGATGGCAAGATTCTTGGCATTGGGATCGCCTACGATTACCTCGCCACAGTAAGCAATTATGATATTGAGTTAAATCCTGACCTGGATGTAGACTTTAAGGTCATTGATGAAAAAATTGAAAAAGACTTGGCCAAAGAGATTGCCGCTGCCAAGAAAAAAGATGCGGAGGCGGGGACCATCCACGAAAAATTAAGTGCGGGCGAAGAGCTGACCAGAAAAGACCTCCGAAAGATGATCCGCGAATACGAAAAAGAAGAGAGAAAAGAGCAGGACGAACCAGAGGTGGTCATGGATCGGACCTATACGGTGGATTCATTGGCCAAAAATCGGGATATTTCTTACTGGGAAGAGATCAGGCCCGTTCCACTAACCGCGTATGAAGTCAAAGGATATGAGATGATGGATAGCCTCGAACGAAAAGAAGCAAGGGAAGAAGAAAAAGATTCCACTCAAATGATTCGCCGTAAAGGCAATTCAAAAAGGAGTGCCTTCCAATTCGAAGACATCCTATTGGGCAATTCCTATAAATTGAGTAAAAAAAGTTCGATCAACTACGAAACGCCACTACTTGGTATTCGATTTAATCCGGTCGAAGGGTATAGTGTAAAGACCGACCTCTCTTTTAATACCCGAAACGAAAAAACGCGAAACAAAATAACCTTTACGCCGAGATATTCTTTTGCCAGAGATAAACTGACGGCCAAGGGGCGTTATGACCTCACCTATGGCCCACGCTTGACCCGCAGTAACTTTGCCGCCGAAGGCGGGCGGTATATCTCCCAATACAATCCCGATAAACCCGTCAGTGAATTCATTAATACTTTTTCCACTTTGCTATTCGAGCAAAACTTCTTGAAATTGTATGAAAAGGAATATGCCAGCCTTGGGCTTAATCACAAATTCAAAGGAGACATCAACCTGCGTGCCAGCCTGGCCTGGGAAAACCGGCATTTGCTTTTCAACAATACCAATCAAACCTGGTTTAACCAAGATGATCGCGTTTATGAAAACAATCTGCCCGCTAACTTGGAAGTTGACTATCCTTTTCCTTCTTCAGAAAAAGCCTTCCATTTTACGGTAGGAATTAGTGCACGCCCCTGGCAGAAATACCGGATTTATAATGGCAGGAAAGAACGCATCGATGATAGTTCTCCTTTGCTTTCCTTGCAATATCGGGGAGGAATTCCTGGTGTTTTGGACAGTGAGGTCGATTTTGGTGTCATAGAAGGAAGTTTTGAGCATAACTTCCGAATCGGAGCCAGAGGGCATTTGGATATGAAGGTCAATGCCGGAGTGTTTGTGAATAATAAGCAGGTTGGATTTGCGGACTATAAACACTTCCAAGGTAATCGAACGGTTTTGGCAACGATCAATCCAGCCGGTAGTTTCCGCTTATTGGATTATTATAAACATAGTACTAAAGAGGAATTCGTTGCGACCCAAGTTCATTATCAATTCCGAAAATTCCTGGTCACACAAATACCCGAGGTTTGGATATTGGGCGTCAAGGAGAATGTTTTTGTCAACCATCTGTACACCCCTACCTCAGAGAACTATTTTGAGATAGGGTATTCCATTGATAATATCCTTCGCATTTTCCGTATTGAGGCGGCCACTGCTTTCCAGAATGGCAAATATTACGATTTTGGCATACGGATTGGTATCGCCTCAAATATTGGTAATATAAGGTTTGATTAACGTGGAACCTCTAATTTTTGAATAATATCCTTGATGACATCTTTGGTATTGAACCCTTCCATTTCGCGTTCTGGTGTTAATATGATCCGGTGATTCAGAACGGGATAGGCGACATACTGGATGTCATCAGGGGTTACGAAGTCTCGACCGGCCATGGCGGCTATAGCCTTGGCCATCTTGAGGATAGCCAGGGACGCCCTGGGAGATGCCCCCAGGAAAAGATCGCCATTATTCCTTGTGCTGTGGGTTATTTGCGCGATGTAGTTTAGCAAATCATCTTTTATATGAACCTGTTCAACTAGCTGCTGACATTTTTTCAATTCCTCCACCGAAAAGACACTTTCGACTTTAGCATGATCTATTTTAAATTCACTCCGAAATCGATTCAGAATAGCCATTTCTTCTTCCAAACTGGGGTATTCCAGGTTTATTTTAATTAAAAACCGGTCGAGCTGTGCCTCAGGTAATTTATAGGTTCCTTCCTGTTCAATTGGATTCTGGGTGGCCATAACGAAAAAGGGAAACCCCATGGCATAGGTCTTTCCATCTACAGTTACCTGGTGTTCTTCCATTACCTCAAATAGCGCCGCCTGGGTTTTGGCGGGTGCTCGATTGATCTCATCAATTAAAATGAAGTTTGCAAAGACCGGCCCAGGGTTAAAGGAAAAATCGGAGGTTTGCATATTAAAAATGGTGGTACCGATCACATCACTGGGCATGAGGTCAGGTGTAAATTGAATCCTGGAGAAGTCCACCTTAATGGTTTGGCTCATCAGTTTAGCGGTCAGGGTTTTGGCAATACCAGGTACCCCTTCCACCATGACATGTCCCCCCGCAAATAAAGCGCCTAAGAGTAAATCCATAAAAGCAGTCTGACCGATAATGACCTTTCGTAGTTCGTGCTTAATCCGGTCTGTAGCCGACTTAAGTGGCATAAGGTCCAAGCGATTCCGGGCCCAAGGGGAAGCGGGCATTTGCTCCGGTCCGGTCGCAAGCGAGTCAGGTTCTTCGGAGGGAGCGTTGAGGCTAAGGTCTTGGTTTTCGTTGACTTCGTCAATATGCATGAGCTAAAGCGTTTTTATTTACAATTTTGATAAAATTGCTCCAACAGCTTATGGAATTGAATCAAGGTGTTTTCTGACACAAAAGAAGCTGTTGCAATATTGTGGTGTAAGGTCAATATTTGTTGGATATCCTTTGGGGGTATTTCAGCGCGGACAGCCAGTTTATTAACGAACTCCTCGTCAAGCGTTCTAGCTGCTAGGTTGTATTTCTCTCGAATAAAAATCTGAAACAGTTTCATTTTTTGCAAAGCCAATTGTTTGTGATTACTTCGCAAGAAATACAAACTACTAATTGTTGATACAAATTTTAAGGAGGTATTCTCGTTAGCCGCCAAAACGGGGATCACTCTTTGTCTTCGTTTGGTTCTAAAGACCAGAAAAAGTAATCCTATCGCCAGGAGTAGGTACCACGCCCAGCTAAGGGACGGCTCGTGTAATATAAACTGTAGCGGGCTTTTACTTTGGAGACGACGGTCATAGGCGTCGTTCATCCTCCTGCCAATTTCAGCCGAAACACGACTGTACTCATCCCAATAAATTGGTCCACTATTGAGGTGGGAAAACACATTTAGCGGGTAGGTTAAATTTTGATTATCAACGAGGTATAAGTTGGTGAACGCAATAGGCGTGGTATGAAGATAAAAAAAGCCATCGCCATATTTCACCCTGGCAAAATTGGCGTAGTAGTCACTTAATTGTCCCAGCTCAACCCACGCTTCTTCTTTTTCACAAAAATAGATGTCATCTATATATTGCCATTCGTATAGGTCCTGTAGGCCATGATAAAAATACGGATAAACAAATGCTGAATCAGCCCTTAAATCTGGGTGATTGAAGTTCATTTGAGCGCTACTGTCATTAAAAAAGTATAGCCCATCCCAGCCTATGCTATCGCATTCGTCTAAATACAACTCAAGCATAAGATCGTACGGTAAGACCCGGCAAGAAATAAAAGCGGTATTACCATTTTCAACGAAATCCAACAGTTGATCTAAATCGCGGTCTCCCAGGTACATCGCTTCGCCAATAAACAGGTAATTGGAGCGCTGGTCAGGCGCTTCGGGCAAGGTGTGATAAAGGGTATCTCTCAGGAAAATCAAGGAATCATTAGTTCTTGAGAGGGTTAGCAAGGTAGAAATAAACAAGGTGCCATATGGATCTTTACTATCTTGGCGGTAGTGCTCCTTCCAAGAATAATGGGGATCTCCTTTACCTAGTATATAGGATAAAAGGAGTAACAATAGGCCTAAACTTGAAAATATAATAATCCTTTGGCGATCCATTATATACGCTATCTGCTACTTTTCGATGGTTCAAGGGCTAGCATAAAATGCTGAAATTGAGGCTCAATCGCTTGAAATGTAAGCGCGTCCATTGGCTGGTTTCCGTACCAGCATTGCTCGAAAATACGCGTTAAATCTTGGAAATCAACGAAAAATGGAGATTGTTGCATTTCATAAAGATAATCTTTATTGGTTTTATCTCTTTTCCATTTTATCTGCCTTTGACTAGATAAGGTTTTCAATACATCCAAATAGTACAATCGTATGGCCAGGACAAAATGCCCAGCGCTGATAGCCTCCTGGATATAATCAGACAACACCACCTCATGTAGGTTTTCTTCAATTTTTTCCAGGCTGATGGCAAGCCCCTCGTGCTCCGCGATTTTTTTGTTTTTCGACGGTTGACTCATCCCGAGCAGCTGTCGAAGCAGAAAATAAACCACAATGATGCCTAAAACAATCAAAATAAATATAGACAAAGCCCTGGCCCCTGCATCATCCAGTATGGGAGGGGCTTTTTTTTCCTGGACTTGTTTTTTTCTTTTCTCAGTGAAATATATGATGTCTTTAGTCTCAGCCTTCCAGTTTTCCTCGCTTTGGGAGCTTAAGGGTTTCACAAGTATTGTTTCCTCTAAGTAATTGGCCGAAGGTGCGACAGATTGCCCCAGTAGCATCGGATAACAAGTCGAAGCCATTAACAGTAGACATAAAATCCGGTAAATGAGCGCTGTCATGTTTGTTGGTATCTTTATTATATTGCTTTCTTTTTATGATTGCCCACGAGATTTGTCAAAGAAGGTTATTCTTTTTCTATCCCCTTGATCATATGTCTTTGGCCCAACTGTTTAATTTGAGCCCTAAGTGTTGGTGCTTCTGCTATTTCAAGTAGGCTGTAGTAACTCAGGCCTAAACCTGCTACTAACATCATAACGACCAGGTGTAAAAAATAAACATTGAAAAAAGTGAGCCCAATAACACTGATATCATCCATAATACCTTGTTCAAAATTGACTACCCATCCCAATAATTCAAAGAAAAACCAAGTGATCGCTGTATCTAACAAGGTCATAAAAATGAGGCCCAATAAAGTTAACAATGCCATTAAAGAGAGTATCCGTCCGTAGCCCATCCTTAAGAGTACAAACGTACGGTTAATTCCGGCCAATGGATTGAGCATTTCTCGATAATTGACTTGCATCCACAGTAGGATGATGCCACTGAGGAAAAAAAAGGTAAAAATAGTATGCCATTGGTTGATCCCAATCATCAGGGCAAAAACAGCACTAACACATAGAACATTCAAAAATTGGTAAAATGACTGCTTGCTGCCGAAAACGATGCCTGCTTGTTCTTCCTTGGATAAACGCCGAAGTACCACAAACCCTAATATTCCGAAGGCTATGGTATTGACCAATGGAATAGCCAGGCTCAATTTCACGGTTAGCAACTCATCTAAAATGGCAAGGGATTCGAATAGGCCACTTTGGTAATTCAATACATCAGCGGGTTTGGCATCATTGAGTAAGAACAGCGAAGCTACACACAACATACTGGTCCCTAGTGCGATGACAGAAAAACAGGAAAAGTGTTTTTTCAGGAAAATAAAAACAAGCGAAAACACTTCTCCTGCCGTAAAAATAGCATGGAAGTCGATGGCTCTATTATTATCCGGGGGCAAGCGGGTTTCTTTTAACCCTTGTTTTGATGCTGTTTTAGCATGGTACTGAGGGTACCAAACAAAATAAACCAGTACAAAAAGTAGGCACACCAAAATGAATACGCCGCGGAGCAAGGGAGAGGTGTCATTATGCCGTGTAAGATACCCCTCAATAAATCCTGCCAAAATAATAATAGGGATAATACCCACCATTATTTTTACGCCACGCCTGGCCGACCTTTGGAACGCTTGTAAGCGGGTGTAAGTGCCAGGAAAAACAATCCCTCGCCCCATTGTAATCCCAGCCGCCCCTGCAATAATGATTGCGGAAATCTCGAGGGTGCCATGTACCCAAATGGTCAAAAAAGATTCTAGAAATAATCCCTGTTCAACAAAAAAATATTGAAAAGCCCCAACCATAATGGCATTACGGACAATCATCACCAAAGCCCCTACAGAAAAAAACACGCCTAACACAAAAGTAAGAAAGGCAACATATAGGTTATTGAAGGTAATCCCCAAAGACATACCTAGTGCTCCTTTTTGTTTATACACTGCCATGGGGTCTCCAGATTTGATGTTTTCCTGGGTCATGGAGATATACTCTTCTCCCAAAATCACTTCAGCAAACTCAGGGTCCATAACACAAGACACGGCCCCGATCATAAAGGATATAAAAAAAACGAAAAAAGATATCCGAAAGTCAATCCGCGCTTCGTAGACCAGCCGGGGCAAATCACTCGTCCAAAAAGCAGAAAACCGGCCTAAGGGGGAATGCTTGTTTTTGTAGATACTAAAAAAAATACGTTGGGCTAATCCATTAAGATATACCCTTACAGACCTATTAGGGTAAAAAGTTCGAGAATAGGAAAGGTCATCTGTAATATGTACAAACAAATCATTTAACTTGTCGGGGTCCTGGTATTGGCCAGCCATAACTTGCTCAAACGCTTGCCACTTTTTTTTGTTCTGGTCTATAAATTTCGTTTCACGCATTGAGCTGATTTAAGAGAAAAATGAGTTCTAATTTGCTTAAGTCCACATTTTATGAAAATATTTGTATAAATCCAATACCTGCATGCACACG from Saprospiraceae bacterium encodes:
- a CDS encoding MoxR family ATPase, which translates into the protein MHIDEVNENQDLSLNAPSEEPDSLATGPEQMPASPWARNRLDLMPLKSATDRIKHELRKVIIGQTAFMDLLLGALFAGGHVMVEGVPGIAKTLTAKLMSQTIKVDFSRIQFTPDLMPSDVIGTTIFNMQTSDFSFNPGPVFANFILIDEINRAPAKTQAALFEVMEEHQVTVDGKTYAMGFPFFVMATQNPIEQEGTYKLPEAQLDRFLIKINLEYPSLEEEMAILNRFRSEFKIDHAKVESVFSVEELKKCQQLVEQVHIKDDLLNYIAQITHSTRNNGDLFLGASPRASLAILKMAKAIAAMAGRDFVTPDDIQYVAYPVLNHRIILTPEREMEGFNTKDVIKDIIQKLEVPR
- a CDS encoding stage II sporulation protein M; this encodes MRETKFIDQNKKKWQAFEQVMAGQYQDPDKLNDLFVHITDDLSYSRTFYPNRSVRVYLNGLAQRIFFSIYKNKHSPLGRFSAFWTSDLPRLVYEARIDFRISFFVFFISFMIGAVSCVMDPEFAEVILGEEYISMTQENIKSGDPMAVYKQKGALGMSLGITFNNLYVAFLTFVLGVFFSVGALVMIVRNAIMVGAFQYFFVEQGLFLESFLTIWVHGTLEISAIIIAGAAGITMGRGIVFPGTYTRLQAFQRSARRGVKIMVGIIPIIILAGFIEGYLTRHNDTSPLLRGVFILVCLLFVLVYFVWYPQYHAKTASKQGLKETRLPPDNNRAIDFHAIFTAGEVFSLVFIFLKKHFSCFSVIALGTSMLCVASLFLLNDAKPADVLNYQSGLFESLAILDELLTVKLSLAIPLVNTIAFGILGFVVLRRLSKEEQAGIVFGSKQSFYQFLNVLCVSAVFALMIGINQWHTIFTFFFLSGIILLWMQVNYREMLNPLAGINRTFVLLRMGYGRILSLMALLTLLGLIFMTLLDTAITWFFFELLGWVVNFEQGIMDDISVIGLTFFNVYFLHLVVMMLVAGLGLSYYSLLEIAEAPTLRAQIKQLGQRHMIKGIEKE
- the mutL gene encoding DNA mismatch repair endonuclease MutL, with protein sequence MADLIQLLPDAIANQIAAGEVIQRPASVVKELMENAIDAGSTSVKLIVKDAGKTLLQVIDNGCGMSETDARMAFERHATSKIRLSSDLFAIRTMGFRGEAMASIAAVAQVEMRTRRQADELGVRLLIEGSEVKTQEACQCTSGTNIAVKNLFFNVPARRNFLKSNTVEMRHILDEFQRLAIANPDIFFSLHHNNTEIFHLPPGNLRQRIISLFGSLFNQRLVPVSEETDALKLYGFVGKPEFSKKTRGEQFFFVNQRFIKSGYLNHAVITAFEDLLPADSYPFYVIFIDIDPARIDINVHPTKQEIKFEDEKLVYNYLKVAVRHSLGQYSIMPTLDFDQETSFAPNRQNPIQPQKFTIDSYTKESKATASKSSGNVDFSGEEKRLQNNLENWQSLYQDDEPFTPEKTTDSDSGSSFTIKSEWSKENTLDDKHKSFSRQQRPPYQVHSSYIVSHIKSGFLLIDQQAAHERILYEGYLNVLEKQTASSQKQLFPKTIDLSVADATILRDIIPQINLLGYDIQEFGNNTFVINGIPAEMAGQYKEEKAIEILLEQYKSNLELKLDTKENLARSLARSTAIKRGQPLSIEEMQSLIDKLFACELPFINPTGRNCFITFELDDLTKRFEG
- a CDS encoding rhomboid family intramembrane serine protease encodes the protein MFRITDVVRHLLIINVLVFIAAQLFPSLDILALRYPQSDEFYPFQLVTHFFMHAPLPQIFHIFFNMFALVMFGSALENLWGPKRFLTYYFICAFGAAGLHIFASYLDISHIQDTIQAFKDTPNYSTYWAFFNDLPLDRFPKDFQESVAQLGRVIETNPSARDITEASNFMSTYLEGKMNSQIVGASGAIYGLLLAFGMQFPNAELMLIFLPIPIKAKYFIPILMAIELFLGVNQYAWDNIAHFAHLGGAITGFFLILFWRKTGTGYQ
- a CDS encoding DUF4129 domain-containing protein, which produces MTALIYRILCLLLMASTCYPMLLGQSVAPSANYLEETILVKPLSSQSEENWKAETKDIIYFTEKRKKQVQEKKAPPILDDAGARALSIFILIVLGIIVVYFLLRQLLGMSQPSKNKKIAEHEGLAISLEKIEENLHEVVLSDYIQEAISAGHFVLAIRLYYLDVLKTLSSQRQIKWKRDKTNKDYLYEMQQSPFFVDFQDLTRIFEQCWYGNQPMDALTFQAIEPQFQHFMLALEPSKSSR
- a CDS encoding DUF5686 and carboxypeptidase regulatory-like domain-containing protein, producing MKKKLTFIFTLSFLSFGSALLAHTIVGTIKNEAGEPIPFATIYVEETGTGVTTNLEGTYRVVLGAGDYTVVYQHLGYQTERRKVSLGATEQEINIILKEQAFELKTVDVLGNSDEDLAYTVMRKAIAKASYHRQQIENYTATVYMKGAGRLKKIPFYLRGAMKKEGIDTSFAFVSESVSKVEYQRPNTFKETVISIYTQGDDNSTSPNSYINGSFYEPEIAEAISPLSPKAFAYYRFELEGYFIDRGYGINQIKVIPRSRGENVFEGTIYIVEDWWSIHSLSLKTYKFGFAFNVDQVYAPIEDRAWLPVSHRFGVDGKILGIGIAYDYLATVSNYDIELNPDLDVDFKVIDEKIEKDLAKEIAAAKKKDAEAGTIHEKLSAGEELTRKDLRKMIREYEKEERKEQDEPEVVMDRTYTVDSLAKNRDISYWEEIRPVPLTAYEVKGYEMMDSLERKEAREEEKDSTQMIRRKGNSKRSAFQFEDILLGNSYKLSKKSSINYETPLLGIRFNPVEGYSVKTDLSFNTRNEKTRNKITFTPRYSFARDKLTAKGRYDLTYGPRLTRSNFAAEGGRYISQYNPDKPVSEFINTFSTLLFEQNFLKLYEKEYASLGLNHKFKGDINLRASLAWENRHLLFNNTNQTWFNQDDRVYENNLPANLEVDYPFPSSEKAFHFTVGISARPWQKYRIYNGRKERIDDSSPLLSLQYRGGIPGVLDSEVDFGVIEGSFEHNFRIGARGHLDMKVNAGVFVNNKQVGFADYKHFQGNRTVLATINPAGSFRLLDYYKHSTKEEFVATQVHYQFRKFLVTQIPEVWILGVKENVFVNHLYTPTSENYFEIGYSIDNILRIFRIEAATAFQNGKYYDFGIRIGIASNIGNIRFD
- a CDS encoding DUF4350 domain-containing protein gives rise to the protein MDRQRIIIFSSLGLLLLLLSYILGKGDPHYSWKEHYRQDSKDPYGTLFISTLLTLSRTNDSLIFLRDTLYHTLPEAPDQRSNYLFIGEAMYLGDRDLDQLLDFVENGNTAFISCRVLPYDLMLELYLDECDSIGWDGLYFFNDSSAQMNFNHPDLRADSAFVYPYFYHGLQDLYEWQYIDDIYFCEKEEAWVELGQLSDYYANFARVKYGDGFFYLHTTPIAFTNLYLVDNQNLTYPLNVFSHLNSGPIYWDEYSRVSAEIGRRMNDAYDRRLQSKSPLQFILHEPSLSWAWYLLLAIGLLFLVFRTKRRQRVIPVLAANENTSLKFVSTISSLYFLRSNHKQLALQKMKLFQIFIREKYNLAARTLDEEFVNKLAVRAEIPPKDIQQILTLHHNIATASFVSENTLIQFHKLLEQFYQNCK